The proteins below come from a single Rhodohalobacter sp. SW132 genomic window:
- a CDS encoding flagellar motor switch protein FliM — protein MNSVPQKQKPGKRKYVAPYDFRQPKLFSKEIMRTLRTLHDVLARNLSRVYSSALRQKVDVYLQKIDQISTSEFIHKIESPSVIYLLSVKELGGDVIKVIPPGFCIHLIERQSGGRGDDMSERRTLTTIEEKIISRIMKNVNREIVTAWEPYMDFHINSATYESKPENIHLMSVDPTIVAKFIIDNGTAQTEFQISYPYSLLKDAMQESVLRKGSQGSTEKLNPKEFESYQRTLMSAKVRVQPLLGTTRLTINEIIDLKEGDTIPLNQRTDKPLEVRINNVQKMVAYPGLIQGRKAIKIFEIIEEINEQELV, from the coding sequence ATGAACTCAGTGCCCCAAAAGCAGAAGCCCGGGAAGCGTAAGTATGTAGCTCCATACGATTTCAGGCAGCCCAAGCTTTTTAGTAAAGAGATAATGCGCACTCTGCGTACTCTTCATGATGTTCTTGCCCGAAATCTGAGCAGGGTCTACAGCAGTGCGCTCCGGCAAAAAGTAGATGTATACCTGCAGAAAATCGATCAGATTTCAACTAGTGAGTTTATTCATAAAATTGAAAGCCCAAGTGTAATTTATCTCCTTTCGGTAAAAGAGCTTGGTGGTGATGTAATTAAGGTAATTCCGCCCGGATTCTGTATCCATCTTATTGAACGCCAGAGCGGCGGCCGGGGAGATGACATGTCTGAGAGGCGAACACTTACCACTATCGAGGAGAAAATCATTTCCCGGATCATGAAAAATGTGAATCGCGAGATTGTTACGGCATGGGAACCCTACATGGACTTTCACATCAATTCAGCCACCTACGAGAGCAAGCCGGAAAATATCCATTTGATGTCGGTTGATCCGACCATAGTCGCAAAATTCATCATCGATAATGGTACGGCACAAACGGAATTCCAGATCTCCTATCCCTACAGCCTTCTGAAAGATGCAATGCAGGAATCTGTTTTACGGAAAGGAAGCCAGGGAAGCACGGAAAAACTCAATCCCAAAGAATTCGAATCGTACCAGCGAACATTAATGAGCGCAAAAGTCCGGGTTCAGCCACTGCTCGGAACCACACGGCTAACGATCAATGAGATCATCGATCTGAAAGAAGGGGATACCATTCCACTGAACCAGCGAACCGATAAGCCCCTGGAAGTTCGAATCAATAACGTTCAGAAAATGGTCGCATATCCCGGGTTAATTCAGGGAAGAAAAGCTATTAAAATATTTGAAATCATAGAAGAAATTAACGAACAGGAATTAGTATAG
- the fliL gene encoding flagellar basal body-associated protein FliL, protein MAVKKKKPTGEAKSKKKSRSKFLPLGKYFLILLVLASQVVLAYQIVDHNYGNVYQLVDGLFAPTPGSYTMEELVVNPAGSNGQRFLVVQVNLELRDEKHAELIEKNIQKVKHGMIEVLSSRTVYQLNTFEEREILRSELAEVTNNAIGVHSVRNLYYIRYVMQ, encoded by the coding sequence ATGGCTGTAAAGAAAAAGAAGCCGACAGGCGAAGCAAAAAGTAAAAAGAAAAGCAGATCAAAATTTCTTCCTTTAGGAAAATATTTCCTGATTCTGCTGGTACTGGCATCACAGGTGGTGCTTGCTTACCAGATTGTTGATCACAATTACGGAAATGTTTATCAGCTTGTGGATGGGCTTTTTGCACCCACACCGGGCTCATATACCATGGAAGAGTTAGTTGTGAATCCCGCCGGATCAAACGGCCAGAGGTTCCTTGTTGTACAGGTAAACCTTGAATTACGTGATGAGAAGCATGCAGAGCTGATTGAAAAGAATATTCAGAAAGTGAAGCATGGAATGATCGAAGTGCTTTCATCCCGGACAGTATATCAGTTAAATACCTTCGAAGAGAGAGAAATTCTGCGCAGTGAACTGGCAGAGGTAACAAATAATGCGATAGGTGTGCATTCGGTACGCAATTTGTATTACATCAGATATGTAATGCAATGA
- a CDS encoding flagellar motor protein MotB, which produces MGRSKKSSGNWLMTYSDLVTLLLVFFVVLYMLTPGVDVSVFDNFLSYFQRSIGVIENTSVLEQNTQSRDSYRMMVVEKWQVVEDLLEREGLEDQVHIEEISEGVKITLSDSLTFNSGSSELLPAARRVLAEVASVFDDEVEESEVQGHTDTVPVAASSYYRSNWHLGAARSVSVLKFIQERSDMEPERYKSSSFGEYRPVANNETASGRRLNRRVEIYVRYKGLMQDAQDPAIMFSESELREIHEGLNQMD; this is translated from the coding sequence ATGGGACGATCTAAAAAGAGTTCTGGAAACTGGTTAATGACGTATAGTGACCTTGTCACTCTGTTATTGGTATTCTTCGTGGTGCTTTATATGCTCACCCCGGGAGTGGATGTTTCTGTGTTTGATAATTTTCTGTCATACTTCCAGCGGTCTATCGGTGTGATTGAAAACACTTCGGTTCTCGAACAGAATACACAAAGCAGAGATTCGTACCGGATGATGGTGGTGGAGAAGTGGCAGGTTGTGGAGGATTTATTAGAACGTGAAGGTCTGGAAGACCAGGTTCATATTGAGGAGATTTCTGAGGGTGTGAAAATCACCCTGAGTGATTCACTCACATTTAATAGCGGATCTTCGGAATTATTGCCGGCAGCAAGGCGTGTGCTTGCGGAGGTGGCTTCTGTATTTGATGACGAGGTTGAAGAGTCTGAAGTGCAGGGGCATACTGATACCGTACCGGTAGCAGCAAGCTCTTACTACCGGTCGAATTGGCACCTGGGTGCAGCACGAAGCGTATCTGTGCTCAAATTTATCCAGGAGCGGTCTGATATGGAGCCGGAACGGTATAAATCGAGCAGTTTTGGGGAATACCGGCCGGTTGCAAATAATGAAACTGCAAGCGGCAGGCGCCTGAATCGCCGCGTTGAAATTTATGTACGATACAAAGGTCTGATGCAAGATGCACAGGACCCGGCGATCATGTTTTCCGAGAGTGAACTCCGGGAAATTCATGAAGGCCTGAATCAAATGGATTAA
- a CDS encoding motility protein A, with protein sequence MLDKSTVIGFTLGFSLIFLAIITQGSVLVFASFAAILIVGGGIIAATMINYSFENIKTSFAAILSMIGAKDVDLRTDMELLSMFARRVRSDGVLVLDSDIQHIEDPYLKNGLQLLVDGFKKESLDSILRDEIKSRERQIDTSINVMYSMADYAPAFGMIGTVIGMVLMLQNISDPESLGAGLSVALITTLYGTILANMFFGPLAGKLEYLSELDLNRKEMFRTGINSILEGENPRIMEKKMLIHVDPKSRAEYIKYHEGIRISKERDERFYKLWIEQQNKEWDDLKRVLETG encoded by the coding sequence ATGTTAGATAAATCGACAGTCATAGGATTTACGCTTGGGTTTTCACTGATATTTCTTGCCATTATAACGCAGGGAAGTGTCCTTGTATTCGCCAGCTTTGCCGCCATTCTTATTGTCGGCGGAGGGATAATTGCGGCTACAATGATTAACTACAGTTTTGAGAATATCAAAACGAGCTTCGCCGCAATATTAAGTATGATTGGTGCGAAAGATGTTGACCTCCGTACCGATATGGAGCTCCTAAGTATGTTTGCCCGGCGGGTACGGTCGGATGGAGTGCTGGTTCTCGACAGTGATATTCAGCACATCGAAGATCCCTACCTGAAAAACGGATTGCAGCTTCTGGTTGATGGATTCAAAAAGGAGAGTCTCGATAGTATTTTACGTGATGAAATTAAAAGCCGGGAACGGCAGATTGATACCTCCATCAACGTGATGTATTCGATGGCCGATTATGCTCCTGCTTTTGGAATGATCGGTACTGTTATTGGAATGGTACTGATGCTGCAGAATATTTCAGATCCTGAATCGCTCGGAGCCGGTTTGTCCGTTGCGCTTATCACTACACTTTATGGTACCATATTGGCAAACATGTTCTTTGGTCCGCTTGCAGGGAAGCTCGAATACCTCAGCGAGCTCGACCTGAACAGAAAGGAGATGTTTCGAACCGGTATTAACTCCATCCTGGAGGGTGAGAATCCCCGGATTATGGAGAAAAAAATGCTCATCCATGTTGATCCGAAAAGCCGCGCAGAGTATATCAAATATCACGAAGGCATACGCATCAGCAAGGAACGAGATGAGAGATTCTATAAACTCTGGATAGAACAGCAGAATAAGGAATGGGACGATCTAAAAAGAGTTCTGGAAACTGGTTAA
- a CDS encoding flagellar hook protein FlgE codes for MSLIRSLNSGVSGLKAFQTKMDVIGNNIANVETAGFKSSRVSFSEMMNQRLGRSGAGGDSAPQLSNEVGLGVRVASIDRDFSQGVMQTTGRETDLALEGNGYFMVNDGSQNLMTRAGNFVFNKDGVLVDQGGRQVQGYNADRNGNVLGGGTTNGIRIDFENALPPKATEQVKLAGNLNANTSKSQVVQGQNGFTVDGGGMANLNTELNNLAQTNEDLVNGDVISFNVTLNDGTASTFDYTYNDGDTMEDMIQAFNTQLNAGGDEGQLTLIDGLMVLRSSQLGDSSLQINDVAVTGTGNVNFPGFQVVQAGESNTRTMSTTVYDDLGRAHSMILEFTQTSNNEWEYEAKFIDGQEITDGATGTVEFDELGQLASGNTIDIAFEPGNGASATRFEVELGNSSQGTRFTQYAGSNTAKVVDQDGYTQGELVDIAIDGDGRVQGIYDNGNNMVLAQLAIAQVQNQNGMEMIGNGMFRPTSAAGETFINTADNFADANINSGALEGSNVDLAKEFTEMITSQRAYQSNARVISTSDEMLMEAVNLKR; via the coding sequence ATGTCTTTAATCAGATCACTAAATTCAGGCGTAAGCGGTTTGAAAGCGTTTCAAACCAAAATGGATGTTATTGGGAATAACATCGCGAACGTGGAAACAGCCGGTTTCAAATCTTCAAGAGTTTCATTTTCGGAGATGATGAACCAGCGGCTCGGACGTTCAGGCGCCGGCGGAGATTCTGCCCCGCAGCTGAGTAACGAAGTGGGCCTGGGTGTGCGTGTAGCATCCATCGACCGGGATTTTAGCCAGGGTGTCATGCAGACAACCGGCCGGGAAACCGATCTTGCACTCGAAGGGAACGGATATTTTATGGTGAACGACGGCAGCCAGAACCTGATGACCCGTGCAGGAAACTTTGTTTTCAATAAAGACGGAGTTCTTGTTGACCAGGGCGGCCGGCAAGTTCAGGGATACAATGCCGACAGAAACGGGAATGTTCTTGGCGGCGGTACTACAAACGGCATTCGGATTGATTTCGAAAATGCACTCCCTCCAAAAGCTACCGAACAGGTGAAGCTGGCAGGTAACCTCAATGCAAACACAAGTAAATCGCAGGTTGTGCAAGGGCAGAACGGGTTCACAGTTGATGGCGGCGGAATGGCAAACCTCAATACCGAACTCAATAATCTGGCACAAACGAACGAGGATCTTGTAAATGGAGATGTAATTTCATTCAACGTTACACTGAATGACGGCACGGCCTCTACATTCGATTATACGTACAATGACGGTGACACCATGGAGGATATGATCCAGGCATTTAACACACAGCTGAATGCAGGTGGTGATGAAGGACAGCTGACATTGATTGACGGCCTGATGGTTCTTCGTTCATCTCAACTCGGTGACAGCAGCTTGCAGATTAATGACGTTGCGGTTACCGGTACAGGTAATGTGAACTTCCCTGGATTCCAGGTTGTGCAGGCGGGTGAGTCGAATACACGTACCATGAGTACCACAGTATATGATGATCTTGGCCGGGCTCACTCCATGATTCTGGAATTCACGCAAACATCAAACAATGAATGGGAGTATGAAGCGAAATTCATTGATGGTCAGGAGATTACGGATGGTGCCACCGGTACGGTGGAATTTGATGAACTGGGTCAGCTCGCTTCCGGAAACACAATTGACATTGCGTTTGAGCCGGGCAACGGTGCGAGTGCAACCCGTTTTGAAGTTGAACTGGGCAACTCCTCACAGGGAACCCGATTCACACAATATGCCGGTTCCAACACCGCTAAGGTTGTTGACCAGGATGGATACACCCAGGGTGAACTTGTAGATATTGCGATTGACGGAGATGGCCGTGTACAGGGTATTTACGACAACGGAAACAACATGGTGCTTGCACAGCTGGCCATTGCACAGGTTCAGAACCAGAACGGTATGGAGATGATAGGGAACGGCATGTTCCGCCCTACATCCGCAGCCGGTGAAACATTCATAAATACTGCCGATAACTTTGCAGATGCAAACATCAATTCGGGTGCTCTCGAGGGATCGAATGTTGATCTCGCCAAAGAGTTTACCGAAATGATCACATCGCAGCGGGCGTATCAGTCCAATGCACGCGTAATCAGTACATCCGATGAGATGCTGATGGAGGCTGTTAACCTGAAGCGGTAA
- a CDS encoding flagellar hook assembly protein FlgD, which produces MDINNINSFTSMANNERTSKNKNDLGQQEFLQLLVAQMRNQDPINPLDGAEFASQLAQFNSVEQLINVNNGLAHLQESQELMSSSLTNSMAASLTGKNVKALSNEVHLASGESANINYKLNNSASEVEVIIRGANGSEVRREVLQGIPSGDSSWEWDGRNNAGDRMGDGNYTVEVRASNEGSRVDSMVYTEGIVDKVRYSGSGVFLSLNNIQVPIGDVEEVGSGISK; this is translated from the coding sequence ATGGATATCAACAATATCAACAGCTTCACATCAATGGCAAATAACGAGCGGACCTCCAAGAACAAGAATGATCTTGGTCAGCAGGAGTTCCTTCAGTTGTTGGTGGCTCAAATGAGAAATCAGGATCCCATCAACCCGCTGGACGGTGCAGAGTTTGCCTCGCAGCTCGCCCAGTTTAACTCTGTGGAGCAGCTGATTAATGTGAATAATGGACTGGCACATCTTCAGGAGAGCCAGGAGCTGATGAGTTCCAGCTTGACGAACTCAATGGCTGCATCTCTTACAGGCAAAAATGTGAAGGCGCTGAGCAATGAGGTGCATCTTGCATCTGGCGAGAGCGCCAATATCAATTATAAACTGAACAACTCAGCATCTGAAGTTGAGGTGATTATCCGGGGTGCAAACGGCAGCGAAGTTCGTCGTGAAGTGCTCCAGGGCATCCCTTCAGGTGATAGCAGCTGGGAATGGGACGGTCGAAACAATGCCGGCGACCGAATGGGCGATGGCAATTACACCGTTGAGGTGAGAGCTTCAAATGAAGGTTCAAGAGTCGATTCTATGGTCTATACCGAAGGAATTGTAGATAAAGTCCGCTATTCGGGAAGCGGCGTATTTCTGTCACTCAACAACATCCAGGTTCCGATTGGGGATGTGGAAGAAGTGGGTTCAGGAATTTCTAAATAA